A single window of Salvia splendens isolate huo1 chromosome 8, SspV2, whole genome shotgun sequence DNA harbors:
- the LOC121743985 gene encoding RNA-binding protein 2-like isoform X3: MGDPYWRYDTGDGAGGRPSSSEVGYLSSEPKATFPGYLSPETSTLANINTYSSVNPRASSAYFLHKDILPSCPGTYGVDDIPSIRADPSTSGLVAGARYKGYPSSFEDPNLSLHHRDVAAGMSTVIPDVVGYDQPRTDGNPVPTAESNILFVDGLPTDCTRREIGHLFRPFIGFREIRLVHKEPRRRGDKAMVLCFVEFTDAKCAVTAMEALQGYKFDDKKPEAPLLRINFAHFPFRLPNRSSAGTIEAEPHPTTNRSSTKKPL, translated from the exons ATGGGGGATCCTTACTGGCGATACGATACCGGCGACGGCGCTGGCGGTCGTCCGTCGTCCTCGGAGGTAG GATACTTGTCGTCTGAACCTAAGGCAACTTTTCCAGGATACTTGTCGCCTGAAACATCAACTCTAGCCAATATAAATACATATAGCTCTGTTAATCCACGGGCTAGTTCCGCATATTTTTTACATAAAGAT ATCTTACCATCCTGCCCTGGAACGTATGGCGTAGATGACATTCCTAGCATCCGTGCTGATCCCAGTACCAGTGGATTGGTTGCTGGAGCTAGATATAAAGGCTATCCATCGTCTTTTGAGGATCCTAATCTGTCGTTGCACCACAGAGATGTTGCGGCAGGGATGAGCACTGTGATCCCTGATGTTGTTGGCTATGACCAGCCCAGGACGGATGGAAATCCTGTTCCAACAGCAGAGTCAAACATTCTTTTTGTTGATGGGCTTCCAACTGACTGTACAAGAAGAGAAATAGGAC ATCTATTTCGGCCATTTATTGGATTCAGGGAAATCAGACTGGTTCATAAGGAGCCTAGACGT CGCGGAGACAAGGCAATGGTTCTATGTTTTGTAGAGTTCACTGATGCGAAGTGTGCTGTTACTGCTATGGAAGCCCTACAAG GTTACAAGTTCGATGACAAGAAACCAGAGGCCCCTCTACTGAGGATTAATTTTGCTCATTTTCCTTTCCGTCTACCGAACCGGAGTTCTGCAGGGACAATCGAGGCGGAGCCCCATCCAACAACAAACAGGTCAAGTACCAAGAAGCCATTGTGA
- the LOC121743985 gene encoding RNA-binding protein 2-like isoform X6, with amino-acid sequence MGDPYWRYDTGDGAGGRPSSSEVGHVPQATFPGYLSPETSTLANINTYSSVNPRASSAYFLHKDILPSCPGTYGVDDIPSIRADPSTSGLVAGARYKGYPSSFEDPNLSLHHRDVAAGMSTVIPDVVGYDQPRTDGNPVPTAESNILFVDGLPTDCTRREIGHLFRPFIGFREIRLVHKEPRRRGDKAMVLCFVEFTDAKCAVTAMEALQGYKFDDKKPEAPLLRINFAHFPFRLPNRSSAGTIEAEPHPTTNRSSTKKPL; translated from the exons ATGGGGGATCCTTACTGGCGATACGATACCGGCGACGGCGCTGGCGGTCGTCCGTCGTCCTCGGAGGTAG GACACGTACCTCAGGCAACTTTTCCAG GATACTTGTCGCCTGAAACATCAACTCTAGCCAATATAAATACATATAGCTCTGTTAATCCACGGGCTAGTTCCGCATATTTTTTACATAAAGAT ATCTTACCATCCTGCCCTGGAACGTATGGCGTAGATGACATTCCTAGCATCCGTGCTGATCCCAGTACCAGTGGATTGGTTGCTGGAGCTAGATATAAAGGCTATCCATCGTCTTTTGAGGATCCTAATCTGTCGTTGCACCACAGAGATGTTGCGGCAGGGATGAGCACTGTGATCCCTGATGTTGTTGGCTATGACCAGCCCAGGACGGATGGAAATCCTGTTCCAACAGCAGAGTCAAACATTCTTTTTGTTGATGGGCTTCCAACTGACTGTACAAGAAGAGAAATAGGAC ATCTATTTCGGCCATTTATTGGATTCAGGGAAATCAGACTGGTTCATAAGGAGCCTAGACGT CGCGGAGACAAGGCAATGGTTCTATGTTTTGTAGAGTTCACTGATGCGAAGTGTGCTGTTACTGCTATGGAAGCCCTACAAG GTTACAAGTTCGATGACAAGAAACCAGAGGCCCCTCTACTGAGGATTAATTTTGCTCATTTTCCTTTCCGTCTACCGAACCGGAGTTCTGCAGGGACAATCGAGGCGGAGCCCCATCCAACAACAAACAGGTCAAGTACCAAGAAGCCATTGTGA
- the LOC121743985 gene encoding RNA-binding protein 2-like isoform X2 → MGDPYWRYDTGDGAGGRPSSSEVGHVPQATFPGYLSSEPKATFPGYLSSEPKATFPGYLSPETSTLANINTYSSVNPRASSAYFLHKDILPSCPGTYGVDDIPSIRADPSTSGLVAGARYKGYPSSFEDPNLSLHHRDVAAGMSTVIPDVVGYDQPRTDGNPVPTAESNILFVDGLPTDCTRREIGHLFRPFIGFREIRLVHKEPRRRGDKAMVLCFVEFTDAKCAVTAMEALQGYKFDDKKPEAPLLRINFAHFPFRLPNRSSAGTIEAEPHPTTNRSSTKKPL, encoded by the exons ATGGGGGATCCTTACTGGCGATACGATACCGGCGACGGCGCTGGCGGTCGTCCGTCGTCCTCGGAGGTAG GACACGTACCTCAGGCAACTTTTCCAGGTTATTTGTCATCTGAACCTAAGGCAACTTTTCCAGGATACTTGTCGTCTGAACCTAAGGCAACTTTTCCAGGATACTTGTCGCCTGAAACATCAACTCTAGCCAATATAAATACATATAGCTCTGTTAATCCACGGGCTAGTTCCGCATATTTTTTACATAAAGAT ATCTTACCATCCTGCCCTGGAACGTATGGCGTAGATGACATTCCTAGCATCCGTGCTGATCCCAGTACCAGTGGATTGGTTGCTGGAGCTAGATATAAAGGCTATCCATCGTCTTTTGAGGATCCTAATCTGTCGTTGCACCACAGAGATGTTGCGGCAGGGATGAGCACTGTGATCCCTGATGTTGTTGGCTATGACCAGCCCAGGACGGATGGAAATCCTGTTCCAACAGCAGAGTCAAACATTCTTTTTGTTGATGGGCTTCCAACTGACTGTACAAGAAGAGAAATAGGAC ATCTATTTCGGCCATTTATTGGATTCAGGGAAATCAGACTGGTTCATAAGGAGCCTAGACGT CGCGGAGACAAGGCAATGGTTCTATGTTTTGTAGAGTTCACTGATGCGAAGTGTGCTGTTACTGCTATGGAAGCCCTACAAG GTTACAAGTTCGATGACAAGAAACCAGAGGCCCCTCTACTGAGGATTAATTTTGCTCATTTTCCTTTCCGTCTACCGAACCGGAGTTCTGCAGGGACAATCGAGGCGGAGCCCCATCCAACAACAAACAGGTCAAGTACCAAGAAGCCATTGTGA
- the LOC121743985 gene encoding RNA-binding protein 2-like isoform X5, with translation MGDPYWRYDTGDGAGGRPSSSEVGHVPQATFPGYLSPETSTLANINTYSSVNPRASSAYFLHKDILPSCPGTYGVDDIPSIRADPSTSGLVAGARYKGYPSSFEDPNLSLHHRDVAAGMSTVIPDVVGYDQPRTDGNPVPTAESNILFVDGLPTDCTRREIGHLFRPFIGFREIRLVHKEPRRRGDKAMVLCFVEFTDAKCAVTAMEALQGYKFDDKKPEAPLLRINFAHFPFRLPNRSSAGTIEAEPHPTTNRSSTKKPL, from the exons ATGGGGGATCCTTACTGGCGATACGATACCGGCGACGGCGCTGGCGGTCGTCCGTCGTCCTCGGAGGTAG GACACGTACCTCAG GCAACTTTTCCAGGATACTTGTCGCCTGAAACATCAACTCTAGCCAATATAAATACATATAGCTCTGTTAATCCACGGGCTAGTTCCGCATATTTTTTACATAAAGAT ATCTTACCATCCTGCCCTGGAACGTATGGCGTAGATGACATTCCTAGCATCCGTGCTGATCCCAGTACCAGTGGATTGGTTGCTGGAGCTAGATATAAAGGCTATCCATCGTCTTTTGAGGATCCTAATCTGTCGTTGCACCACAGAGATGTTGCGGCAGGGATGAGCACTGTGATCCCTGATGTTGTTGGCTATGACCAGCCCAGGACGGATGGAAATCCTGTTCCAACAGCAGAGTCAAACATTCTTTTTGTTGATGGGCTTCCAACTGACTGTACAAGAAGAGAAATAGGAC ATCTATTTCGGCCATTTATTGGATTCAGGGAAATCAGACTGGTTCATAAGGAGCCTAGACGT CGCGGAGACAAGGCAATGGTTCTATGTTTTGTAGAGTTCACTGATGCGAAGTGTGCTGTTACTGCTATGGAAGCCCTACAAG GTTACAAGTTCGATGACAAGAAACCAGAGGCCCCTCTACTGAGGATTAATTTTGCTCATTTTCCTTTCCGTCTACCGAACCGGAGTTCTGCAGGGACAATCGAGGCGGAGCCCCATCCAACAACAAACAGGTCAAGTACCAAGAAGCCATTGTGA
- the LOC121743985 gene encoding RNA-binding protein 2-like isoform X1, whose protein sequence is MGDPYWRYDTGDGAGGRPSSSEFAATGHVPQATFPGYLSSEPKATFPGYLSSEPKATFPGYLSPETSTLANINTYSSVNPRASSAYFLHKDILPSCPGTYGVDDIPSIRADPSTSGLVAGARYKGYPSSFEDPNLSLHHRDVAAGMSTVIPDVVGYDQPRTDGNPVPTAESNILFVDGLPTDCTRREIGHLFRPFIGFREIRLVHKEPRRRGDKAMVLCFVEFTDAKCAVTAMEALQGYKFDDKKPEAPLLRINFAHFPFRLPNRSSAGTIEAEPHPTTNRSSTKKPL, encoded by the exons ATGGGGGATCCTTACTGGCGATACGATACCGGCGACGGCGCTGGCGGTCGTCCGTCGTCCTCGGAG TTTGCTGCAACAGGACACGTACCTCAGGCAACTTTTCCAGGTTATTTGTCATCTGAACCTAAGGCAACTTTTCCAGGATACTTGTCGTCTGAACCTAAGGCAACTTTTCCAGGATACTTGTCGCCTGAAACATCAACTCTAGCCAATATAAATACATATAGCTCTGTTAATCCACGGGCTAGTTCCGCATATTTTTTACATAAAGAT ATCTTACCATCCTGCCCTGGAACGTATGGCGTAGATGACATTCCTAGCATCCGTGCTGATCCCAGTACCAGTGGATTGGTTGCTGGAGCTAGATATAAAGGCTATCCATCGTCTTTTGAGGATCCTAATCTGTCGTTGCACCACAGAGATGTTGCGGCAGGGATGAGCACTGTGATCCCTGATGTTGTTGGCTATGACCAGCCCAGGACGGATGGAAATCCTGTTCCAACAGCAGAGTCAAACATTCTTTTTGTTGATGGGCTTCCAACTGACTGTACAAGAAGAGAAATAGGAC ATCTATTTCGGCCATTTATTGGATTCAGGGAAATCAGACTGGTTCATAAGGAGCCTAGACGT CGCGGAGACAAGGCAATGGTTCTATGTTTTGTAGAGTTCACTGATGCGAAGTGTGCTGTTACTGCTATGGAAGCCCTACAAG GTTACAAGTTCGATGACAAGAAACCAGAGGCCCCTCTACTGAGGATTAATTTTGCTCATTTTCCTTTCCGTCTACCGAACCGGAGTTCTGCAGGGACAATCGAGGCGGAGCCCCATCCAACAACAAACAGGTCAAGTACCAAGAAGCCATTGTGA
- the LOC121743985 gene encoding RNA-binding protein 2-like isoform X7, giving the protein MGDPYWRYDTGDGAGGRPSSSEILPSCPGTYGVDDIPSIRADPSTSGLVAGARYKGYPSSFEDPNLSLHHRDVAAGMSTVIPDVVGYDQPRTDGNPVPTAESNILFVDGLPTDCTRREIGHLFRPFIGFREIRLVHKEPRRRGDKAMVLCFVEFTDAKCAVTAMEALQGYKFDDKKPEAPLLRINFAHFPFRLPNRSSAGTIEAEPHPTTNRSSTKKPL; this is encoded by the exons ATGGGGGATCCTTACTGGCGATACGATACCGGCGACGGCGCTGGCGGTCGTCCGTCGTCCTCGGAG ATCTTACCATCCTGCCCTGGAACGTATGGCGTAGATGACATTCCTAGCATCCGTGCTGATCCCAGTACCAGTGGATTGGTTGCTGGAGCTAGATATAAAGGCTATCCATCGTCTTTTGAGGATCCTAATCTGTCGTTGCACCACAGAGATGTTGCGGCAGGGATGAGCACTGTGATCCCTGATGTTGTTGGCTATGACCAGCCCAGGACGGATGGAAATCCTGTTCCAACAGCAGAGTCAAACATTCTTTTTGTTGATGGGCTTCCAACTGACTGTACAAGAAGAGAAATAGGAC ATCTATTTCGGCCATTTATTGGATTCAGGGAAATCAGACTGGTTCATAAGGAGCCTAGACGT CGCGGAGACAAGGCAATGGTTCTATGTTTTGTAGAGTTCACTGATGCGAAGTGTGCTGTTACTGCTATGGAAGCCCTACAAG GTTACAAGTTCGATGACAAGAAACCAGAGGCCCCTCTACTGAGGATTAATTTTGCTCATTTTCCTTTCCGTCTACCGAACCGGAGTTCTGCAGGGACAATCGAGGCGGAGCCCCATCCAACAACAAACAGGTCAAGTACCAAGAAGCCATTGTGA
- the LOC121743985 gene encoding RNA-binding protein 2-like isoform X4, with protein MGDPYWRYDTGDGAGGRPSSSEFAATGHVPQATFPGYLSPETSTLANINTYSSVNPRASSAYFLHKDILPSCPGTYGVDDIPSIRADPSTSGLVAGARYKGYPSSFEDPNLSLHHRDVAAGMSTVIPDVVGYDQPRTDGNPVPTAESNILFVDGLPTDCTRREIGHLFRPFIGFREIRLVHKEPRRRGDKAMVLCFVEFTDAKCAVTAMEALQGYKFDDKKPEAPLLRINFAHFPFRLPNRSSAGTIEAEPHPTTNRSSTKKPL; from the exons ATGGGGGATCCTTACTGGCGATACGATACCGGCGACGGCGCTGGCGGTCGTCCGTCGTCCTCGGAG TTTGCTGCAACAGGACACGTACCTCAG GCAACTTTTCCAGGATACTTGTCGCCTGAAACATCAACTCTAGCCAATATAAATACATATAGCTCTGTTAATCCACGGGCTAGTTCCGCATATTTTTTACATAAAGAT ATCTTACCATCCTGCCCTGGAACGTATGGCGTAGATGACATTCCTAGCATCCGTGCTGATCCCAGTACCAGTGGATTGGTTGCTGGAGCTAGATATAAAGGCTATCCATCGTCTTTTGAGGATCCTAATCTGTCGTTGCACCACAGAGATGTTGCGGCAGGGATGAGCACTGTGATCCCTGATGTTGTTGGCTATGACCAGCCCAGGACGGATGGAAATCCTGTTCCAACAGCAGAGTCAAACATTCTTTTTGTTGATGGGCTTCCAACTGACTGTACAAGAAGAGAAATAGGAC ATCTATTTCGGCCATTTATTGGATTCAGGGAAATCAGACTGGTTCATAAGGAGCCTAGACGT CGCGGAGACAAGGCAATGGTTCTATGTTTTGTAGAGTTCACTGATGCGAAGTGTGCTGTTACTGCTATGGAAGCCCTACAAG GTTACAAGTTCGATGACAAGAAACCAGAGGCCCCTCTACTGAGGATTAATTTTGCTCATTTTCCTTTCCGTCTACCGAACCGGAGTTCTGCAGGGACAATCGAGGCGGAGCCCCATCCAACAACAAACAGGTCAAGTACCAAGAAGCCATTGTGA